A section of the Papio anubis isolate 15944 chromosome 4, Panubis1.0, whole genome shotgun sequence genome encodes:
- the LOC100998926 gene encoding filamin-C-like codes for MAPGNYLIAIKYGGPQHIVGSPFKAKVTGPRLSGGHSLHETSTVLVETVTKSSSSRGSSYSSIPKFSSDASKVVTRGPGLSQAFVGQKNSFTVDCSKAGTNMMMVGVHGPKTPCEEVYVKHMGNRVYNVTYTVKEKGDYILIIKWGDESVPGSPFKVKVP; via the exons ATGGCCCCTGGCAACTACCTCATTGCCATCAAGTACGGTGGCCCCCAGCACATCGTGGGCAGCCCTTTCAAGGCCAAGGTCACTG GTCCGAGGCTGTCCGGAGGCCACAGCCTTCACGAAACATCCACCGTTCTGGTGGAGACTGTGACCAAGTCTTCCTCAAGCCGGGGCTCCAGCTACAGCTCCATCCCCAAGTTCTCCTCGGATGCCAGCAAGGTGGTGACTCGGGGCCCTGGGCTGTCCCAGGCCTTCGTGGGCCAGAAGAACTCCTTCACCGTGGACTGCAGCAAAGCAG gcACCAACATGATGATGGTGGGCGTGCATGGCCCCAAGACCCCCTGTGAGGAGGTGTACGTGAAGCACATGGGGAACCGGGTGTACAATGTCACCTACACCGTCAAGGAGAAAGGGGACTACATCCTCATCATCAAATGGGGTGACGAAAGTGTCCCTGGAAGCCCCTTCAAAGTCAAGGTCCCTTGA